A region from the Coffea eugenioides isolate CCC68of chromosome 9, Ceug_1.0, whole genome shotgun sequence genome encodes:
- the LOC113783872 gene encoding cell number regulator 9-like, which produces MASGNIGNDWSSGLCDCIKDCRSCCLTCWCPCITFGRVAEIVDKGQSSCCKMGCIFCVLNLLLLNHGSLAWIISMGYRTKIRQQYGIMGGSCEDCVLHFFCGRCALCQEYRELQFQGYDVGAGWEANAAKKASGVTMAPIGEKMTR; this is translated from the exons ATGGCTTCTGGAAATATTGGGAACGATTGGTCTTCCGGCCTCTGTGATTGCATCAAAGATTGCCGTTCCT GTTGCCTTACCTGCTGGTGCCCTTGTATTACCTTTGGGAGGGTTGCTGAGATTGTGGATAAAGGCCAATCTT CTTGCTGCAAGATGGGGTGCATTTTCTGTGTGCTGAATCTACTTCTGTTGAATCATGGGTCCTTGGCGTGGATTATTAGCATGGGCTATCGCACTAAGATCAGGCAACAATACGGTATTATGGGAGGCTCATGCGAAGATTGTGTCCTTCATTTCTTTTGCGGGCGTTGTGCCTTGTGCCAAGAGTACCGTGAACTTCAGTTCCAAGGATATGATGTTGGTGCTG GTTGGGAAGCAAATGCTGCTAAAAAGGCTTCTGGGGTAACTATGGCTCCAATTGGAGAAAAGATGACACGTTAG
- the LOC113783137 gene encoding formate dehydrogenase, mitochondrial-like produces the protein MAMKRVAASALRAFTSSGDSTSSLVTRHLHASPGSKKIVGVFYDAKEYAAKNPNFLGCTENALGIRQWLESQGHQYIVTSDKEGPYCELEKHIPDLHVLITTPFHPAYVTAERIKKAKNLQLLLTAGIGSDHVDLKAAADAGLTVAEVTGSNVVSVAEDELMRILILVRNFVPGHHQVITGDWNVAGIAYRAYDLEGKTVGTVGAGRIGRLLLQRLKPFNCNLLYHDRLKMDPELENQIGAKFEEDLDKMLPKCDIIVINMPLTEKTRGMFNKDRIAKLKKGVLIVNNARAAIMDTQAVVDGCSSGQIGGYSGDVWNPQPAPKDHPWRYMPNQAMTPHISGTTIDAQIRYAAGVKDMLDRYFKGEDFPPQHYIVKDGELASQYR, from the exons ATGGCGATGAAGCGTGTAGCTGCCTCTGCACTTCGTGCTTTTACCTCTTCAGGGGATTCAACTTCATCACTTGTCACCAGACACCTCCAT GCCTCTCCTGGTAGCAAAAAGATTGTTGGTGTGTTCTATGATGCAAAAGAATATGCTGCAAAGAATCCCAATTTTCTTGGGTGCACAGAAAATGCATTGGGCATCCGCCAATGGCTAGAATCACAGGGCCATCAATACATAGTCACTTCGGACAAAGAAGGACCATATTGTG AACTTGAGAAACACATTCCGGACCTCCATGTGTTGATAACTACCCCATTTCATCCAGCATATGTCACGGCTGAAAGGATTAAGAAGGCAAAAAATCTGCAACTTTTGCTGACTGCTGGAATTGGCTCAGATCATGTTGATCTGAAAGCTGCAGCAGATGCTGGGTTAACAGTTGCAGAGGTCACTGGGAGTAACGTTGTCTCGGTTGCAGAAGATGAATTGATGAGGATCCTCATTCTTGTTCGAAATTTCGTGCCTGGACACCATCAAGTCATAACAGGGGATTGGAATGTTGCAGGTATTGCTTACAGAGCTTATGATCTTGAAGGCAAGACTGTAGGAACTGTTGGTGCTGGGCGTATAGGCAGGCTTTTGCTGCAGAGATTGAAACCTTTCAACTGTAATCTTCTCTATCATGATCGGCTCAAGATGGATCCTGAGTTGGAGAATCAAATTGGAGCCAAATTCGAGGAAGATCTCGATAAGATGCTGCCGAAATGTGACATAATTGTTATTAATATGCCTCTTACAGAAAAAACTAG AGGGATGTTCAACAAAGATAGAATTGCTAAGCTAAAGAAAGGAGTTTTGATTGTAAACAATGCTCGAGCAGCAATCATGGACACACAAGCAGTTGTTGATGGTTGTTCTAGCGGACAAATTGGAG GTTACAGTGGAGATGTTTGGAATCCACAACCAGCTCCAAAGGACCATCCTTGGCGTTACATGCCAAACCAAGCTATGACCCCTCATATTTCTGGTACTACCATTGATGCACAG ATACGCTATGCAGCTGGAGTCAAGGACATGCTGGATAGGTACTTCAAGGGAGAAGATTTCCCTCCACAACATTACATTGTTAAGGATGGGGAGCTAGCAAGCCAGTATCGTTGA